GTGTTCAGAGCACACCAGGGTGTTAGGCAGAAGCTACCACAGTGTGCTGTCCACAGAGGGTGGGGCTTGTGTCGAATCTGAGAGCCTTTTGGACCACGCAGCACATCAGGGTGGTGGCCAGCGCAGACTGAGAGGCACAGGCGAGGAGGACCAGGGATGGGCAGATCAGAGAGCAGTAGGGGCAGCCCCCTCACGGGGTGGCACAGCCCGCATGGAAGGGAGAACAGAATGGTGGCAGCAAGTGCGGTTTGTCAAGATgtctctgtgctgggcactgggttgCGAGTCCCTGCAGCCTGCTGGCAGATGACTAATGGTTGAGGCTCAGAGTTAAAGGGATGGTCAGATGGGATGAGAGTGACAGGGACACGGGGAGGGCAGGGGTTACCGGCACAGCTGTGGAAGCAGCCAAGCAGACACACCGGGACATGCGGTTGCTGCTGTGACGTGCAGCGAGATAGGAGTGACAGGTGTGCTGTCACGGTCATGCCACTTCGACTGCAGTCCCAGGAGGATGGATTACAGTGACACAGGTCAGACAGGAGTCGGTGGGTGAAGTTTGCACCGGCCCAGAGTTCACATGGCCCTGGCTGGGTGTCTGCGCCTCGGAGTACCAGGTATATCAATCAGCAGTGCCCCTGTGCTGCTCAGACACGTCCCAGGCATGTCACAGCCTGGTTTAGGTCAGACAGGAGCAACGGGGGAGTGTCACAGTGGTGTTCAGAAACCCACCGACAGGTGTGACAGGGTGCTCCCCCCACCCAAGGTGGGCTGGTGGCCCATCACTAAGCTGGGTAGGTTGCCTGGTCTTGGGTTCCCCCAGGGGCCTCAGGGAGGATGCCACCGGGAGAGCAGCTGTGGGGAAAGCCGTGAGGGCCCAGCGCGAGGCGAGGAACTGTTCCAGTGGCGGTCTGGGGAGGACAGGATGGGCTCCTGCTCCAAGGACTCCTGCCTGGTCTCAGGAGAGCGGCAGGCAGCTCTACCCTACCCTACATATACAGGGTTCTCCTGCGCTCTTCGCTCCGCAAACGCCAGTCACACGGACGCTCGGTGCTGCCCCCTGGCGGCCCTCTGCTGGGAGACCTTCTCAGTCATCCTTTTCCTTCCGTCCCATCGGCccagcctccctgtccctccaggGAGAACCAGTACTCCACGGGGACAGTTTGGGCGGCACGGAGGGTGAATCTGGTGCACTGCCAACACACGCTGTCCGGGCAGCTGAGGAAAGAGCCGTGTCAGCTGCCCCGGGGGCGCAGACCGTGGGAATGACATGCCTGCCTCCCCGAGCCGCAGCCAGGCTGCGCGCCTCTCGGTCTCTTCACCATGCCCCAGTAAGTGGCCCCGGCCCTTCTCAGACTTTTGAGATGGAACAACTGAGGCCCACGGGCTGAGGACCCTGCCGTCTCCTGCGGCAGAGCTGGGCTTATTCCCTAGCCTCTTGCCTTTCTCCTAGAAGCTTTTAGAACACTTTCCTACCACTGCCCTGGGGCTCTTGGGGGCCCCTGGGTCCCTGTGTCCCTTTTTAATATCTGTCCTGTCTTCTGCCGTCCTCCCCAACGGCGTGGAGGTAGAGTCTCTCTCAAAGTAGGTGTAGGGGGTAGGAAGAGACCATGCTGTGTTCATGGTGTGTTTGGGGAGAGAATGACGGAATGGGGGTGTGAGACCAGCTGGCTGTTGTGGTCACCGCAGGGTCTCGGGCCGCGAGCACTGTAAACGGCCCCACTTCCGGGGTGCGTGGGCTCCAGACGCGACTGCGCAGGTGCGCGCATGCGCACGCGGTCTGGCAGGGGGTAGTGCACAGCTCCTTTCTGCGTGGAGGGAAGCcctccttggagccctctgcCCCGACCCGCCCCTGACGTGGAGGTCCCCCGTGTGTCCCACTACAGGCTACATCCAGAAGATCAAGTCGGGAGAAGAGGACTTTGAGTCTCTGGCCTCACAGTTCAGCGACTGCAGCTCCGCCAAGGCCAGGGGAGACCTGGGTGCCTTCAGCAGAGGTGCGCAAGGAAGGGGCCCCATCAAACCCTGGCGGGATCCTCTGAACCAGCACCCGCCCCCCCCAACCTAGAGAGTGGGAAGGGTGGCCCCTGTCGCACAGGCCTTCAGGGTCCACCAGGTGGcagcacagcccctccctcaggcTTCAGAGGTGCCCTGCTGGGGCGGGTGGCTGCAGAGCCTTCTCCTGGGTGGCCTTCTCTCTTGGGGTGGGGAGTCGTTCTGTGTGACTGTCTGCTCAGTTGTCCCATCACAGACCCAGGAAGGTGGGTGCTTGCTgccatttcccttttctccagttGGAAGTATAAGGCTGAGGCCCCTGAAAGCCCCAGGGCATGTCCCCTGGAATCCCCTGAACACCCTCATGGATGGGGAAGCCAGGGGCGAGGGGAGATCAGCAGCCCTGAGTTCAGGCCTCCCCCATTGGGGTTATGGAAAGGGAGTAGAGGGGACCAAGCCactgcctccttccccctccatccctgggGTCTACAGAGCAccagggaggggcccaggatGGGTAGAGGGGTGTTGGGGAGCCATCATGGGGCTGTGGGCTGCCCATCTGCCCCCGGAGGCAGGAGGAACAGGTGATGTGGCAGAGGCTGGGAACCGGGCCCAGGGAGACCAGTTCATCACTAACATGCATCTCTAAGTGCGCAGCGGAGGCAGCTGCTCTGCCTGCCATCCCTCATGCTGTCCTCAGGCTTCCCAGGGCCTCCTTAATGGCCCCGCCGCCCCCAGCTGGGCTGCAGCTTGGCACTGTGACAAGGCTATAAACTGCATGACAGATGAGTTCGAATGGATGATCTGGTGGGAGCCCCATCTGCCCGGCCTGCCTGGTCCTGGCCTGCGGCCCAGGTCTTGACccccctctcacacacacaccatcccTCCTGCTTTCGCAGGTCAGATGCAGAAGCCATTTGAAGATGCCTCTTTTGCGCTGCGGACGGGGGAGATGAGTGGGCCCGTGTTCACAGATTCCGGCATCCACATCATCCTGCGCACGGAGTGAGGGGTGTGGGTGCCTGGGCCTGGCCTCCGGGGTGGGATGGGGCGGGACAGGGTGGCTGGGCCCGCAGATTCTGCTCCCTGCTGCCGGCAGGCCAGTGGGTACCCCTCCCTGCTGATGTCACACAGTATTTATTGATCCCAAAATGTCTGGGAGGGGGGCTTTTCATCACTGGGGGCTCCCTGTCCGCCCTGGTCAGGGCTGTCCCCGCCAGACTGCCCTCCCCTTTAGGAACTGACTTTGGAAGGGCAGCAGGGTAGGGAggctcccagggctcccagacccaggggtgggggtgacctGCCCCAAAGAGAAGGCCTAGTTAGCTGAGCCGGCCCTGTAGCCCCCAGGGCCAcgctgggggcaggagggcctTGAGTGCTTTCTGATATGCCATGCTCCTCTGTTCAATCGCAAAATGCAAACACTCCGCGTGGGGCCCAGGCTGCCGCCGCTTTGGGCCCTCTTGGCGGCAGTGcggcaccctccccaccctcgaTTAAATCTGGAACCACTGCTCTGCTGTCCTGCCTCTCATTTCCACCCTGCTGAGGTGAGGTGGTTGTGACTGGGGAGCGATCATCTCCTGCCATCCCTGGTGTCCAAGGGTCCAGGCTGCGTTTCCACCTTGAGAAGCCTCTCTGTATCCTGGGCTTGGGGGCATCCCAGCAGCAGCGTCTCTCGGGGAAGTGGGCACTATTCAGCACCAGGGATCCTCAAACTTGGGTGTTAAAAGAACGAAAATGCCAGGTCCCTGGCCACACAGCTCTGGATTCAGCGGGTAAGGGTGGAGCAGGGATCCTCTGAGAGCCAGATTGGAatccctctgcctggggtgctcttggcccagccccccacccactcccaccacaACATGGGCCACTTCAGTTAGAACAAATGATGCCCTGATGCCTGCTTCCCTGTCACCATAAGCGCCCCTGGCAGGTTGTGCCTGGGTCCTGCCACCTCTGCAGATGCTGTTACCATGGCAACAGGGGGGCaacctggaggggaggagggccacTGCTGTGCACCTCTGAGAACAGGgatcctgcccagccctgggagggagggaggccctgCGCTGGAACATGGCGGGGGAAGGGGCTGTCAAGGAGCAGAGGGAATCCTGTGGCAGGTGCAGAGAAGGTGGTGagctttccctcctcttctgttggGGGCGGTGCATGTGGCCCTTATGTTCTCCATCACCTCAAAGCTGCccctgggccagggcctgggctcGGGGCTCAGAGTTCAATCCAGGGGTTTGTGGGTCCGTTAGAGAGTCGGTTATGCCGCCCTGACCCTCACTTTATGGGGACCAGCCCAGATCACTGGGGTGGTGAGCTAGCAGGGCTTGGGGACCTGAGTAAAATAAAGCCCTGCTTGGCCTGACCCCAAaggagcctcccctccccccaaagatGAGTCTCTAATAAAGTCCTGAGTCTCATAAACAGTCACCTGGGCCATCTCCCATCTGGCCAGTTTCCGGAGCAATCGCTCTCTGCCTGCCGCCTGCCGGAGTGTTTGTCATTAGGAAGGTTTAATGAGTTTCTTCCCAGCCCTggtgggctggggagagtggCTGTTTGGCTGCACCTCCAGACAGAATCTTCTCCCACCGCCTGTGGGGGCCACGAGACAGGCAGCAGCCCCGCTGTCTTCACCAGCCTTtctgtggggttgggggagcaatGCATCTCTCCTGGTCCCACGCAGAAGGATCAGAAATGAgtcctgggggcggggagggtttGTGGGGTTCTGCTCCAAGGCGAAGGAGCCACCAGAGAGGAGCCTGTGCCCCACTCTCAAAACCAAAGGCCCAGGGAAGGTctctctgggctcccaggagACTGAGATGCTGCCAGGGAAGGAAGGGTGGTGGAGACAGGGTGTGTTTTCCTGTGCGGGGGTGGCAGGCAAATTGCCTTTGTGCCCTGTCActgggcatgtgtgtgtatgcgtgtgtgtgtctgcctgggCATGTGTGTGCCCATGTGGCTAGCTGTCCTTAGGTGTGTCTgtcctgtgtgaccctgggagtGCCCCCCGTCTGAACCTGACCGCCAGCCTCCACGGACCTCCCTCTTCCTTTGTCTGGCTGTGCAGCAGCCAAAACCCAAACATGAAAGAACTGTCGCCGTTTAGATAAACATGTCCCCAGAGCCCAATCACCATCCGTGATTCCCTCACTggctccaccccccaccccctcctgcccaGAAGTGGGGCCATGAATCCCAGGTTTTCAGGTCAGTGACAGCACAGTCTAGGTCACTGATCTGGCACCTCCCGGCCCAAACTCCACCCCCGGGAGCTGGTTTCCACTCTTCTGTCCTGTGCACTGGCTCAGGCTTCTGCAGCCGTGGGATAGGCCTGGAGCCGGTCATTGCGGCTCGGGGTAACGTGGGCACTGCCAGGGGGCGGGCTACAAAGCTTCCCCAATGCAGCCAGGTGCACGGCCACAAGAGGGGAAGTCGGAGTAGGGACACACGCAGTTGGCAGATCCTGGCCCATTCCTTGGAACAAAAGTCACCAAAGCAGAAGTATTAGGAGAGCTGGACCTGccagtgcgtgtgtgtgtgtgtgtgtgtgtgtgtgtgagagagagagagagagagagaaggaaggggcagTTACGAAGCCAGCGCCTGCAGGCATCTGTTCGGTGCCCAGCACATAGTGGAGACATGGGGTGCAGAGGTTCTAGGTACCCCAGCTCTGtgcctttttcttaaaaaaaagcaGATACAGAGCCAAGGGCCTCTCAAAGTGCTTATCCAAGAATCGATTCTTTTCAATGTCAAACTTgttaatttaaatggaaaataattgcttttcttgaagatttctttaaaaattggttttaaatGAATGCATTAGGCGGCTGCATTTATTATTCATGGGTTTCGTTAGCAGTATGGCCCCAGCATCCCAAGTTCCCAGAAATGCCAGCACGGAGCAGAGGTGATTTAATCAAGGAGGCCATTCATTAGAgatggggagacagggagggaggtcTCCTCCCAGAGGAGGGCTTGGCCTCCTCCGTGGCCTCAGCAGGGTGGAGTCTGGGCCGGTGGGGCTCTCTGCACAATGTTTCCTGCTggagattggggtgggggtgtggtcgGCACTACCTTTGTTCCCGGCCACTGCTCCAGAGGtgactctcccccacccctccttgcAGTTTGTCTCCCCCAGGCCACCAGGGATCTGGCTAAAATAAAGCCTTCCTTTGGTCCTTCCCCTTCTGGGAACTCCCCTCACCGCCGCCAGCTCCCCAACCACCCTTCTCACCCTGCCGAAGTCACATCGCCATGGCTCCAAGGACTTGGCCTCTGCTTacttcttctgtctcttcctggCTCTTTCTCGTCCTAGCTTTGCCCGTCCTTCCCCTCCAGGAGCTCTGGTCTCCAGGCTGGTCCCTGTATTGGGGCCTGTCCCTGCCCAAGCCCGGGCATGGGTTGGGGGTGTGTCCAGTGGAAGACACCCAGCACCCCTTCAGATCATTCCTACCTTTTTGTGATGATCTAACTCAGAACAGGTGCAATGcatagaaaacaattttgaaattaaaaagccaaaaagaaaagcaaaaggaaaaactcTTCCGTGTCCTACCCCCCATGCCCaaattcttaaaagcagccaAATTGTTTAAAACCCATTTTAAAAGTTGCCAGATCGGCTGGTGATGCACCAGTGTGATCATGAGTGGAAAAAACTGGTGACAGAGTATTCATTTGAGGCCAACCTTCATCACTTGTGATAGAATTCTCCGTTGTCTGGATCAGGTTGCTTTGAATTGTTTTTGACTGAAACAGTTTGGGGTCGGGTCTCCTCACCTGTCTCCCCAAAAGGCTTGCCCTGCCATGGCCCCCACTCGCCACCCTCCAAGGCTGGGCTTGCCTGTTCCGGTTCACAAAGCTCGTGGCCTGGGGCATGGGGACCCGGCTGGGATGGGCCTCCTGCCTCAGACTCACCCTCCACCTGGCCTCCTCAGCCCCTTACGGACACACAGAGCAACCGAAACATCAAATGTCAAAGGTCCCATTTATTCCGGCCCCCCGGAgagaaaaagtggaaataaaaaagaaagtaagattcATGCACTCAACTCCTTGGGTGGGCAGGAGGAGACGTGGAGCGAGGAGGAGAGGGACTGGGTGGGAtgcaaagaggggagggagggaagagagacaggcagagagagggacagagagctgGAGAGTCAGATCAATaaaaagaaggaggcagagggacaatAAAAAGGCAGAAGGACAGAGTGAAGTATCAAAATCAGAGCTCAGTAAAGGAGTTGAGAAAATGCACTGATAGAAATACAGAGGCAGAGAACGAAAGCTCGGcacaaaggaggagagaaaaaaatagtacaGGAGGAgcgaggagggagagagagggcaccACAGACGGAAAGAGAAACTCGAAGGGACACAGGCAGAGTAGAAAGGGCCCCCGGCGGCCCTCATGTGGCAGGCAGCCTGGGCCACGGCAGCCCCTAGGGGTCCCCGGCGGTGCTGATGACGTGGAAGAGGGTGACGTTGTAGAGCACCTGGTGGCCGTTGTTCCAGGTGTAGAGGGCCCGCTCCCGGGGGTTGTAATCCAGCATGGAGATGTGGGAGTACTGGTTGTGGAAGGGCACGTCCGTGTACTCGTAGCTGGACGTGTTGGTGAAGTAGGCGAAGTAGACCTTGGCCCCGGCCAGGTGCGAGTTGGTCACGTAGAGCACGCCGCAGATCATGAAGGCCTCGCCGGCGCTGCGCTTGGGGTAGCCGGTGTCCCAGGAGCGCAGGACCTCGAGGGTGTGCGGGTCCAGCCGGCTGACCACGATGTTGCCCGCGTTCTGGTTGGTGGTGTACACGGCCCAGAGCCCGCTCTCGTCCACCATGAAGTCCATGTCCGAGAAGCCGCCCCAGGAGTAGGGGAAGGTGTTGTTGTAGCCGGCCCCCGGGAGGCTCCGCTGCACCAGCACGGACCGCGAGCGGAAGTGGTACTTGACCACCACGTTGCTCTGGTACTTGTTGTAGAACAGGGAGCCGTTGTACACCACGTGGCCCGTGCCCGCCCACGGCTGGGGCAGCAGGTGCTGGATAAAGTTCTGGCCTTTGATGAAGTCTCCCAGGGTGCGGAACTCCAGGACCCGCCGGCCCTTGTAATATCCATCCATATACCAGACCTACAAGAGAACCACTGGTCACTGGCGGGCCACGGCCAGTGACCCAAAGGTGCCAGTGACCCAAAGGTCCCAGCAACCACTCAGGAATCACGGGGTCATGAGGGGTCAACAGTCACTAAGTGGTCGTTACTCGGACGTCCAGCGACCATTCATGATCAGACACAGTCCCAGTGACTGGGACCATTTGGTCAGGGAGTGTCACTGGTCTCAAAACAGACACTCAGAGGATGATGCTTGATCCCCAAGAAGCAGGGAAATTGCAGCCCCTGGTGACTCACTGGGCCCTGGGATGTTCTGGTCATTGGCTATTGGATGGTTAGTCATTGGACTGCCCTCGGGCGATAAGAGACCATTTGAATTCGCCGCCCGTGGTAATCCCCGTAAGCACAAGGCGACCGGCATGTCGTCGTCATCCTCTCCATCATCACCATTCACTGTCCTGTACTGATCAGCACTTGTGAGCGCCCTTACGAGTGCTACTTACTGGGCTAAGCTCTTAAGGACTTAAATGCTGGCATTATCACAGCCATcgtgaagatgaggaaactgaggctctaagaCCTTGAGGAACTGCCCCAAGTTTCCCTAGCTAAGAACCGGTGGACGCAGGAAGTCTGATTCCCAAGCCCAAGCTTTAAGCACTTGGTTGACCACCGTGATGCTTGGGTGGCCAGACATGGTGGGTCGTGGCTGTTTACTGCCTCCAACCTCTGGCACTCTGCCCAGTGACCAATGCCAGTCACTAGGATAGTCACTGGACAGTTCATGGACGGTTCCTGTGGGTCAGAGGTGACAGGCAGTTGTGACCATGGAGGCCACTGGAAATTCAAAGGTCACTGGTGGTGCTGGCAGATCTCAGTCCTTGGGAAGGCCCCAGTCACTGGCAGTTACTTCGAGGTCAGGGGTCACTGGGAGCTGTTCAGTAGTATTAGCAACTGTTAGTCTACAGTCATTGGAGGCCAGCCGACTTGGGGACTCACAGGGCTGGAAAGTTCTTGGTCACTTGGTGGCCACTAGACAGTCAGGGGGGCTCCAAGGGCCTGGAGACCCTGGGACACTTCAGGCTACAGGATAATCGCTGATGCGGCATCGCTGGGCACTTACAGGCAGCCTCAGCCCATGTCTCCCCCGGGTCCTGACCCCTGGGGTGGGCCCAGTCACTCACCCGGCTGTCCGTACTTGGGGCCATCGTGTCGGTCATCCAGGAGCCGAAGCGGGACCCCATGGCCCGAATGGTGATGGGGTTACTGACCCCAGTCAGCTTCccacagcctgggaggcaggaacaGGGTCATGAGGGTGAGGGATGAGAAGAGCCCGAGGGAGGCAGGGCAAAGAGGAAATGGTGTGATCAGACTGAAGGGTTGGGACCAAAGATGAGGGAAGATCCAGAACTGGTCCCAAGGTGGAGTTAAGCTGGGGGTGAGGAACTAGAACTGTAGGGTCGGGGCCATTTCCAGCTTCTGGGTCTATTTTTGGCCTTGGATGGGGATGTTAAGGGTCAAAGTTTAGAAGTTAGAGGTCAAAACCATGCCCTGGGTACACAGAAGGTATTGGGGGTGGACATGGAGGTCAGGGGTCAAGGTCAAACATCAAGGCATACCCAGCTTCTGGGCGCAGGCGTGGAGCCGGGCCTCCAGAGCCATCACCCGCTGCTGCAGGTCCTCATACCCGTAGGCACCCATCTCCTCCTGGATGGCTGCAAGGCTGCTGGAGAGATTCCTCACCTCCTCCCGCAGGCGCACAATGGTCCGCGTGTCTGCCTTGTACTGCTCCAGAACCGAGCTCAGGGGTAACAGCTCCGTCATCCTGTCCTTCAGCTCCTGCTCGCCAAGATGGAACCCTCGCTGGTCCCGACCCCTGATCGGTCACCCAAACCTGACCCCAGCCTTCGATCCATAACTTCATCCCTTATCTCTGATGCACACCTGGTTGGACATTTCGCCCACACTGGACCCTAGATCCCAGCCAACCCTTGGTCCTTCTTACACATGACCTCGCTCTCAGAACTAATGGGCATTGATCCCAGTTCTTCCTTTGACCTCTGACCTGAACCCAGAAGGACCCACCTGGAAACTCTTGGCCGAGAGGGACCCGTCGGCCACCCGGAGCCGAGCATCCAGGCTCCGCATGAGGGTCTCCATGCTGCGCACGTACTGGAGGTCACGGTACGTCCGCAACTCAAGGACCTCCATGGACTGGGAGACGTTCTGAACCTAGGAACTGGGAGGGTTAGGGAGAGCCAGACTCCTGTCCCTGCCCCCGAGATGCCACAGACAAAGCCAGGCCGGGCCAGAGGCCAAACACCCAACCAACTTCTCCTCCCCTGACCACACCAGCAACCTCCCAATTGCTCGCTCAATCCACCCATCGCTACTGCCTGGTCTGGCCACCACCAGCTCccacttcttccctcctccctgccttcaaCCTGGTCCCTGGCGCTCAGTTCCCCACACGGCAGCCAGAGGGAGATTTTCAAAAGGACGGTTGGATCCCCTTCCCCTGCAGACCCTGCGGGCTGGTCCTGCCTCCTCGCCTGCCATCTCTCCGTGTTCATCCACCCCAACCACCATCCCAGCTTCACTCTCAGACTCGAAGCTTCTTCtgtcctcagggcctttgcacttgctgatcCCTCTACCTGGAGTTTCCCCTCATCTTTACATGGCCGGCTCTTCCTCATCCTTCATGTCTCAGTTCTAGCACCACCTCCTCAGAGCAGCCTTCCTGGACCACTCTGCTTCCAGCAGCTGCTCATCCCCCCCTCTTTACGCAGTTCTCTTCTTCCCAGCTAGGGCTACGACCTGCAACATTCTTATTTATCTGTCTCCTCTAGGTGTGATCCTCAGAGGCAAACCTAGTGTCTGGTGTGTCCACAgctgagtgctcaataaatactaggtgctcaataaatacttttcgGCTAAATGAGGGAATGGAAATTCACTCGCTCCGGCCTCTCCTAATCCTGCCGGGTCCTCTAgctcccacctccacctggcCAAGGCGACCTCAGAGACAGCACTGGCTGCATGTTGAAATACACAGACGTTCCTGCACCATTGCTCACGTGACACTTGGAAGTTCTCAGAAAGCCGACAACCTGATACGCACCGTGGATGCCACAGAACATTCTTATAGCCATTGTCAACACTCAGGGGATACCACAGACTGTTGGGGAAGGCAATTCTGGTGTCACGGGCAAGGCAAGATCCTACAGAGTTAATGGGTGGGAGACTCCAGTGCCAACAAGTGTCCTGTCTGTTTTCTGGAACAGCTTCCAGCTTCCTTCTCCACAGGATGATGGTGGAAGGTCGCTGGTCCCTTTCAACTGAGATATTAGAGCTAACTAATGGGCAGTTCAGCTGGGTAGTGGCAAAGGACAGCAGTTAGTCTATAAAGGGCAC
The genomic region above belongs to Camelus ferus isolate YT-003-E chromosome 22, BCGSAC_Cfer_1.0, whole genome shotgun sequence and contains:
- the OLFM2 gene encoding noelin-2 isoform X2, which produces MWPLTVPPPPPLLLLLLCSGLAGQTLFQSPEEGWQLYTSAQAPDGKCICTAVIPAQSTCSRDGRSQELRQLMEKVQNVSQSMEVLELRTYRDLQYVRSMETLMRSLDARLRVADGSLSAKSFQELKDRMTELLPLSSVLEQYKADTRTIVRLREEVRNLSSSLAAIQEEMGAYGYEDLQQRVMALEARLHACAQKLGCGKLTGVSNPITIRAMGSRFGSWMTDTMAPSTDSRVWYMDGYYKGRRVLEFRTLGDFIKGQNFIQHLLPQPWAGTGHVVYNGSLFYNKYQSNVVVKYHFRSRSVLVQRSLPGAGYNNTFPYSWGGFSDMDFMVDESGLWAVYTTNQNAGNIVVSRLDPHTLEVLRSWDTGYPKRSAGEAFMICGVLYVTNSHLAGAKVYFAYFTNTSSYEYTDVPFHNQYSHISMLDYNPRERALYTWNNGHQVLYNVTLFHVISTAGDP
- the OLFM2 gene encoding noelin-2 isoform X1, whose protein sequence is MSVPLLKIGAVLSTMAMVTNWMSQTLPSLVGLNGTVSRAGASEKITLFQSPEEGWQLYTSAQAPDGKCICTAVIPAQSTCSRDGRSQELRQLMEKVQNVSQSMEVLELRTYRDLQYVRSMETLMRSLDARLRVADGSLSAKSFQELKDRMTELLPLSSVLEQYKADTRTIVRLREEVRNLSSSLAAIQEEMGAYGYEDLQQRVMALEARLHACAQKLGCGKLTGVSNPITIRAMGSRFGSWMTDTMAPSTDSRVWYMDGYYKGRRVLEFRTLGDFIKGQNFIQHLLPQPWAGTGHVVYNGSLFYNKYQSNVVVKYHFRSRSVLVQRSLPGAGYNNTFPYSWGGFSDMDFMVDESGLWAVYTTNQNAGNIVVSRLDPHTLEVLRSWDTGYPKRSAGEAFMICGVLYVTNSHLAGAKVYFAYFTNTSSYEYTDVPFHNQYSHISMLDYNPRERALYTWNNGHQVLYNVTLFHVISTAGDP